DNA sequence from the Phoenix dactylifera cultivar Barhee BC4 chromosome 13, palm_55x_up_171113_PBpolish2nd_filt_p, whole genome shotgun sequence genome:
TGAATTAGAAAGTCATTCAGTGCTGATCTTTCAGCAATATTGTTTACATAAAGATCACTGTAGCATATGTTGGAAAATGTTCTCATAGTACCATATCGtctattaattttattaaaatattgtgTCTTTAGGACATTTCTATACAGAATACCTTATATATGCATATCATGTCTGAATTAGCATGCTGCATATAAATTGAATTAGAACGACAATCAGTGCTAATCTTAGGGCAATCTTGTTTACATAAAATAATAAGATCCAAATAAATGCTGAGAGCCTCACAAAAGTAGTTCCTTTCAAGATGCTTTATCGCAAATTACCTAATAATCAACTTCATACGGACTTTATAGAAGACTCAATATTCAAATTGTCACTTAGTATCCAAATTCTTGTTGTTAAAGCTCATGTATTTTGTACAGAAGAGCTATCAGTCATACACCCAATAATTAAACTGAGAATCATGTGCTAGTCTTTTTGTACCAAAAGAATCTTACTGTGTCGTGGTGATTCTAAATTAACAAATACACCACCAGATTTAGTGAAACATGTTAAATCCAACATATCAAAAGATCATGCGATGATAGTCTTTTGTGTGCCTATTATCAGGGGTGAATGCTCAAAATCAGCACTTGGTACCATAATTGAAACTTAAACAGTTTCATGATAATTATTTCCCTTCATGACATCTACATTCAATTATGGAGATCTAGTCAATAcatctcaatgtttttttttttaatgtcaaCACCCCCAAAAACATATCTTGGAATtctatttcaaactatttcatatCACCTTACTGGCTGATATGAAGCTGATAACTGGTTCTAAAATAGGACTTCAACATAatgaaatgaatcataattcaaTTACCACTACTAAGGTTAGTGCACTACCTGTAAGTGGCATCCCAGAACTTAACCAGGTTATGATGGGAATGAATAACAGCTATCTAGTGCAACTGATGTAAGTAAAACATGCTCAACGCATTTTTTAAACTAGTACTACTTTACTCTAAAATTTTATTAGATATTCTTGTGAaaagatattttatattttcataaCTGTTCTTATTCCCCAAAGTTACTTTGATTTATATCTGCAGATATTTTAGCTGTTGATTTAACTTGCAAATACTGTCAACAAATAGAATCATCACTACGTTACTGGTTTTGAAATGCATGACATCTCAGATCCATTGTATACGGCACTAAAAATCAATATTTCAATGCTCTGATCATATCTAATAACTACCATAAGGATGGGCTaagagaaaatattttataaccAAATGAAAGTGTCACTGAAGTTGAAGTACAACatggtaattaaaaaaaaaaaaaaagagggcccAGAATTAAGAAATACATGATCACTAGAAGCAACTGCAGGAAAATGTACTTTGACATAGATGGCTATGTAATAGCATTTTCATTTAGCAAAGTAGCTATGCAGAGGCTCGAAAATTAAGAAATACATGATCGCCAGTAGCAACTGCAGGAAGAAGTACATTGACCCAATGGCTATGTAATAGCATTTTCATTTAGCAAAGTCCCATACAATTTAATATTTTTGTCAGTTTTTTCCCTGTCCAGTGAATGTTCACACTCCTATTAAATTGGCTCACTACAAAATATCTTAGGAATTAGGACAGGAATAAGGACCGCATAAATCACATATCAAACCATACAAGTGTATATAAAATTTCACCTAAAAGTGGATGACCAATGGATGCAAGGTGAATGCGAATTTGATGCGGTCGTCCGGAGTGAATCTCAACCTATAGAAAATCAATATTTAATCACAATACATAATTAGCAAGTAAACTAGAGCACTGTAGTTCATTTCGAAAATCAttgttagaatcaaacataCGATGCCTTCTAATGTATCTCAGATATAATTAGCATATAATGGCCAAGATCAAGAATTAACTACTTCATGACAGACTCAACATGTCCTACATTAATTAGATAAAGACAAGTCTATCATTTATACCACCTTCAGATTTTGAAGACCATTTAAAGGAACCCAACTACTTTTTTGCATAAGTGATATCAAAAAAACTGAATTTCAAGATGTTCCATGACATACAACGAAGTTTCCTAATCTGCCAGAAATAGGTGATGCTAATATtagttgaaagaaagaaacgGGATAAGAAATAATGATCCTAAAAGTAGAAAAACATGATTAGAACTTCACATAAGCTACTCTAGCAAACAATGATGTTGGAAAATAATAGAATATGATGAAAGCAATAAATACGTAGGAAGAAATCAATGATGCATCAAAAAACTAGCCAATAAGAATACCTGAACCAATGTTTGGTTTCTTTGGAGATCTCTTTCGAGAACATAAACCTTGCTCATAGCTGGCTTCCCTGGTTAACATCAGATATAGTATAAAAAATAAGTTATAAGAAACAAGAGGTAAGCATCGAGAATGGAAGCAGTTAGAGATATTCCAGTTGACATAGACTGTAGATTACCATGTGTACAAAAGATATATAACCCAGTCCAAAAGATAATGGTAAGAAGACAGAACCTGATGAAGATGCAACATAAAGCCCATTCGCTACCCCTGGATAGTGCATCACTCCAATAGGCTGTTTAATTAAAACCTGCAGGTTCAAGCAACCTCAAAACTTCATAAGAAAAACCTTGAAATACTTTACAATGTTGAAATTTTCAAGTCTAGAAATGGTAGTTTACTCTAAATTGTAGTCAAAGGACTATATGATAGGTTAATTGAAGCAGAGCCTTGTCTTGACCTCAGTTTGTAGAGGGGCAAAGTCTGTTTGAAATGTGCAAGAATACAAGGCAGAACAAACAGAACATCCTCATCATAGATGGACATGGTAAAAAGGAATTAAGGATCACTCTACCAACTGGTATATCAATCATaggaaaaaataaattagaGAAATAGCCAGCAAAATCCATAAGGCAACACCAGATAGCTGGACAGCTCATGTTACTAACTGttattttttcttaattaaaacaAAGTTATGTATCAAACTTAGTCATTATCATCCATCATCCAAATGTTCTTCCCACGAAAATGGGTCAATAACGAGGCATACATCTAAGTTAAGACTCTGCGGAAGAATTGAGTAGACTCCACGACTGGCTGCTATTCTGATATCAACTTTCCAAAATGCATGCATATTTATGTCATAATTCCTAGACTCACCAATGACAGAACTATAGGTGTCTCAACATTATTTAGTTATTCAAAGATATCTTAGTCCACCAAGCAATTCATGTCCAAACTGGAGACATAGAAGCATCAAGATTGAGCTACATAAACATAGGAGTAagaattttctcaaaaaaaaaaaacataagagtaagaaagaaaatgtaaaaatTGAAATCAGCTGCTTAAGCTCCACACAGATGAGTAACCAAATTAACTAAtacttaaacaaaaaaaaaacctttagtGGTTTTGCATGTGCATTCTGTTACCACTGTGCCATTCAAGAATAATATGTGTTGTCTATGAAAAACTTTACCTCATTGTTTACAATTACCCCAGTGACCAATGATCGATAGAATTTCGAAATTCTTCGCATTCCAGGCTTTCCTTCACATCTACAAGTTCAGAATGTGATGTAAGAATAGGGAGTAACAGCGTAAACACTATGCTccaagaagacaaccaacaTTTCATAAACAAAAAGAAGCCATTGAATCAAATCTGCTGAACCTGTTTTCTCCAATATTTTCAGTGCCCTTGGCAAAATAAGCCGCAAGGCAACTTTTTGCGAGCTTTGTCTTGGCGCAAAGCAATATACCTAGCAGACAGCATTAATACATATGAAATTACATAGCAAGCCTTCATAGAAAAGGTAATACATGAAAGAAAATACTGTAACTTAATGAGAAGTTACTGAAGAACTAACCATCTCTAACAAAGCCAGACAAGCAAACAATAACAAACACAACCacaacaataacaataataataataatttagcAGTATATAAGCCAAGAAGGGTAAACTCTAGTGGAAAAACATGTAGAGGCACACGACCAAAGCTGCCATTGGAATGGAAAAACCTTTTACCCCATTTCTTGGACAATCCTAGTCAAGGTTCGCCGTTTTGGTACCAGACCTCATACTCGTGCCACGCTAGTACCGTGTCAGTACAGTACGAAATTTTTTCAGCGCACTGAGTGTCGGTACAACACTCATACGGGATATTGATACGAAACCGGTACCGCCTAGTTCAGGCCGGTACGACAAACCATGAtcccatttcttttctttcctatgTAACTGAAATAACATCAAATATCAATTTAAATCAATGAAGAATCTACTACCATTTCCCCCATCATATCAGGTTTACATATCCATACCAATTTTTATCTCTAGCTACAACATGTTGCCCTTTTATTCCTAAAACCACTCTTCCAAACTCATGTTCAATAACCTAGATTCTATGTAAACAACTACACattataaaaagtaaaatcagTAAAgtgaacaaagaaaaaaagacgaGATATATCCTTTATGCTTGGCATGTAGCACAGATATGGCTCTCTTCAAAAGGATTTTGAGTATATCATTTTGTCAAATAAGATATACGCTATTACATCTCAGAAGCACATGTGGCCCTTCTTAAGAAAAAAGGCATCAAAGATAGAAGCCATTGACGAAAATGATAGAACAATGGTCACTTGGTAAGTATACAATCGAGGATGGGGTggagggagggaaggagggaggaggagagagggagagagagagagggacctGAGGCAGGTCTTGCTAATGATGACTTGTTTGAGGGCATTGTGTTAAGCACCTGGGAAATGTGATGGTATGTTGGATTCGGATAACAACGGAACACTCACCTGGAAAGTGGTAAGAACAAGTAATATCAGGAGTAAGTCTCTTAATTTTCTCTTTGTTGTTGGGATTTTACAAACTTCTCCCTAAACACTAGTTAATTATGTAAATTGTACTGAATACATGAAAAATTCATTAGTTGggctatattttcatttttcccCTTCAAAAAGAAGTTTGGAATAGCTGTTTATTATCCTAGTATGAAGTCAAGGATGGTCATAAAAATGAGGATCCAGACAAGATATATACATGGAAGATAAGATGGAGGACCCAATATACCTCAAAAGGTCAAAATGATTGCAAGAATTGTTTCTGTTTTGGCATTGCCTCATTACCCTATGACTCCTATGACTAGAGTGCAAAGAGTTTATACACAAATAATaatcttggaagaggcaaggctACATCTTGCATGGATAAAGTTAAAATGAACCTGATGTTCCCCTTCCCAAGCGATGAACAGGTACAGGATGTGCTTCTTGGGTACTATCTTGTTTAGAATAACCCAACGTATTTTTTCTCCATTCTTTCCATTGAAGTTGCATTAAAACAGTTCGTTGTTGGAAGAGTCCTCCAGGTAAAACTTGCAGACCAGAAGGTTTATTTAAAGCAACCTGACACAATAATaaacgagaagaagaagaatctagTGAAATTCCGTGCAATTAAAAAAGTTCAACCAGGTAGTTATTAGATGTGTTGACAATCGATTAAATGGTTTAGTCTTAGTGTAATGTAATGGACTTACCCAAGTGATTTGGAGGCCTATACTTGTCCATTATAGAATTCTTCATGTAAACCTGTTGTAGCTTATTAGTGAAAAGTTACTAGTCAACTCCCACCCCAAACCTCGCTGACCCTTCGCAATGGCAAGAGAGGTATTGCACGGATGTAGAATAATCATGTGGCATCTCTTCCTCTTTCCCTTCTTTTATTTATCCTTTCTTTGGTTTCTTCTTAGTCCATAGGTCTGGTTATGTAGCATAGAGCTCTGATGAAGAGgcctgcttcttcttttttcgggCTTCATTTTTCAAAATAAAGGTTAAAAACCCTAGAATAGctgttgaatgtgattttagcTTCTCTGAATGCCTTATTTATTAAGGGAGAGTGTTGAAGGTGTTAGATGATCAAATGtaacaatcaaaaaaaaaaaaaggaacttgTGAGATTTTCATTATTGTGACAGACCTAAACTAAACTAGAAGTCCGTAGTTGTACTTGATATAATATCTCCTATACCTTTTTGTTctcttttatcttttcttttatttcaccTTTACTTTTaccttcttttcattttttgccTCCACACTTGCCAGACCAttatgtcattttttttttgataattcaaCATACCAGGGAGCTTTTTCAGCTTCACAAATAACAGTAACTGTACAAGAAAATATTCACCTAGAAATTTCAAATTTATGAAGAATTTACCTAGCCAACACAAAAAAATGAACAGGACTATTCTAGCCAATTTACCAAATGTGAACCATTGTACACTGCAGATAACTCACCATATCATCATCTTCATAAAGAACTTCAAGCAGGTATGGTGCAGATGGCTCTTTCCAAGGCAGACGATAATAAACCACTTTAGAACCATCCCTATAAGAAGTTTAACATTGTAGctcatttaataaaaaaaacaaagttgAGATTCAGAAGTAACAAAATCTATCTTTCGGCCAACAAAATTAGGATCTAGCCacataaaaagaagaaacaaaattaataaaagaaacaaaGTTGAGAGTCAGAAGTAACAAAATCTATCTTTCGACCAGCAAAATTAGGATATAGCCACATAAAAAGACAGAGAAGAATAATTCTGAAATGCTATTTGATTACGTGAGATTATACCAATTCCAAgagaatcaaaaaaaagaagagcacATTGCAGTAACAGTCAAGGTTTACAGCATGGTATAGTATCTTCTCGCGAGAAAATAAATTCTACCAATGAAGGATCGTTACGTAGAAATTATATGCATCACGAAGTAAAGTGAGCAAGAAAAGCAAGAAGTTCACATAAAAACCTGAGAACCATGGAAGGATCGGTTATCATTTCTCCATCGACAGTAATCTGCAAggtagaaaaatgaaaaaagaaaaatgtcacCATAAcacgaaaaaagaaaaataaatcagTTGGATCATCGTAAAAAGGAAGCAGACCTGGCCATTCTTGATTCTGTGAAGCCAACTGTTATACAGGTCCGAGGACCAAGAAAACCAACGCTTAGCCATCAATCCAAGAAATAGAAAGAGATGAGAGAGAATTGGGGATCGAAGCGCTTGCTTACCCTTCCAACGGCGCCGAGTGCTTGTACTTAGAGGAGTAGAAATCGATTAGGGTTAGAGCTGTTCGAATTGAGAAAGAACGAGAAGAAAGAACTTAGAAGACagcaagaaaaaacaaaaaaaaaaaaaagaaaaaaaccggGCAAAGAGGAGGGATGACGAAAAggtcaaaaaaaagagagagagaagaaaggaaacCGGAGCTCCGGGATCGGACTACGTCGGTGTAGGACAAGCCTTCGTTGAACTCAGGCCACGGGACGCCGAAAGAGTAAAGTGGTGGCTGTGGCGACGGCGTCGGTGGCGGCTGTGGCGACGGTGGCGACGGCGTCGGTGGCGGCCATTGCTTCGACGACGTGGCGGCCGCGGCGGCGGCCATCGAAAAGATCAGGCAGCGGGAGCAGAGGATCTTGAAATCAAGACGGACCCTGACCGAAACCAGAACCCATACCATCTTCGGGTCAAGAACTTGGAGACTAATATCTGTAACGCATTTGCCGGCCATGGTTGGATAGGTCTGGGCCGAGTCCAAAATCTTGTGGGTGTTCGGTTTCGCTGTCTTGAATCTTGGAATGGGTTTGGCCAAGATGGTGCTGCCATCATAATTCTGAAATATTAACGGTGCGTTTGGTTCACAAACTGAATTAGAAAGCAAAATGGATTGAAATAAAATTGGAATCATATCTCTCGATGCATTTGGTTTGTGACTAAAAGTGAAATCGGAATTAGAATGAAATTTGAATACTAGAAGAAAGTAGGGATTCGATTTTGGAGAATTGAAGCATCCTATTCTCCCATCAGAATGAGAATAGGACTCTCTCTAACCAAATAGCTGGAAAGAAAGTCGCTCATTCCAAATTCCATTTAAAATCCAACCCTCCCAAACCAAACATGCTCTAATAACGGTCAATGAAAGATGATTGATGCTAACCATTGGATATGATATAATGTTAAGCCACACTTGTTGCATACTTGCATGGAGAGCCTAGTTGAAGCCTACTTAAGGATTTGGCTATAAGGTTAGGTCCTAGACAATCATTGCCCTAAAGGGTACATATTACTGAACCAATCTTTTttactttccctttttttttgggaaaccaTGCTAGATACGTGAATCCAATGGTATCCCTAATATCAAAATCCCAAAATTCAGGGTTATGAAATGATCTAAGGTTATTGTCAATATTGATTTTGCTAACCTAATTTTGCAAGTTTAGTTGAGTCGAGAATATCAATTTAGTCCGTGCATGATATTTTTTATATCACTTACATGAGGCTTCGGCCACTACAAGATCTAGAACGCGTCAGATGCAATCTTACTACATTGTATCATAAAAATTGTTTCTATATTTTAAATCCATAGCACCTAAAATACCATAGAACAAACTTACAGTTGTCcccaaaacttttttttattaaaaaatattaattatgttCAGAAGATGTAAATTTTAGGATCACTTATGGGCATAATTAAttgcatgctaactaaagaaggCATGCCACATGATTGTCATGTCAAAACCATCTCGTAGGATGGGCCAGAAAATAAATTTCCACACACTTTTATGTATGAGATAGTGAGGGGGGTACTCTGAATGTTACGCCTATCATGGTGTGACTTCTTTGTTTGACATTTTTATATGTTCTGATAAAAAGAGACCATATACTAATACAATGGAGATATTCATATGTATCTAAAGCATTTTCATTAGAATAATCAATAACATCTGAGAGCTAgacaaatttttcaaaaaacatTTGAGAGTTAGACCTACTGCACATCCTCTCTGATGGGCGACATGCATATACATCGCCTTATCGGAGTGCAAGCTAATTCCAAGTCTACTCATCTAGTAGAATATCAATTATTGAgcagaggaagagaaggaaaagaaggtgTAGAGAGATGCACCAGACATTCAACTAATCACTATTCACATTTCCTCAAAAAAATTTGTGACACATATTAGGTGTTGAACTATGGGAAATGTATTTTTTAGGTGTGATATAGAATGTGCAGCAACATTGGAAGCAGTTATATGTAACAGATTTTCTAGTGTAACATTAAAGACATTAAGCACAATCAGAAAAGCAATGTATAAGGGACACCAAAGGGAAAGAGTTCGGCCAGGCACATTCAATGTTGCCTAACAGAATTCCTTTTTGCAATTATtgaagcaaaaaaaagaaaaagaaaaaaagacattCTGAAGAATATTTGATGACACCATCCaataaaaatttctagagaagcagaagtcaaaaaaagaaagggaaaaagaaaccaAAAATAGCTCCTAATTTATTCCTTTATGATTTAGCTCCTAATAAAAACGTTGGTAGCTTATTAGCAAATTTCATACATCTTAGTTTGCTATCTCTCAGTGTAAAATCTTCAGTCTCTGAGCTTCTTCTGCCCCGAGCAGGTAATTTATGAACTCAACAGTGAGAATTTTCAGTTATAACTCTTATATACTTTAAAGATGTTTCTCTACAAATAGAACACAAGAGCAGGATTGAATATTGTATGGacgcaaaacaaaaaaaacagcaaTGATTCAGGTGCACAATTGTATATTATATATACCATACAATCCAAATTTGGTTAGCATCACTATATTAACGCAAATGAATTATTCTGCGGAAAGATCACCACAGTCTGATGAAGCTTATGTTattaatcaaaaaacaaaaaaaaaaattgtagaaTCAAGAGGCATATAGCATGACAATGGATCAAATCATAGGAACCAAAATTTTGAGATAAAAGAGTGTCCTGCTCTGAGACCAACGCCACCAAGCCAATCACCGGCTATAATGCCGAACCTAAACACATCAGCCAACAGACTCCGACGCAACTCAATTTCTCAGATAGAGCAGATCCAATCCATTTTTCAGACTCGGATCCAACCAAGCCATTGCTGGTTATCAGCAGTTAACGTGGAACAGAGGCTGCCAACTGATTGTGTTAGTAAAGCCACTCAATGATGAATTATACTATATTGATAAACTGAGACATTTCCTGGTCTACAATTATCTAAATCCATAtaactaatcaaaaaaaaaaagagaaataaagaagaagaaagaagggatccAAAGTTTTGACTTCGTTCGGATGCATGATTTCTGATGTCCTTGGTTGCCGCTGAATGATATTGGTCAAAGCTGACGTGGGAGAGCATAAGCATTGTGCAATTAGGTCCTTATTTCTAACGCCAGATCATGTGCTTCACTTACCAAGTGCATGGGACATCAGGGAAAGGCAAAGACAGGAAATAATAAACAAAGATAGCAGCAGCACGTTGCTGAAAGAGTTTGAGTGctttttgttttcattttttaaaaggaaatgttaatttattatatatatctatacGTGAGATAACCGCAGCTAGATTGAATCTTTCCTTAAATTTAATCAACTCCAACCTTCATACAGTGCGAGCTAAGCTAGCCAGAAATACGAATCCAACTCAATTTTGACTCGCATATGAATCCTTAATGCACAAGATTAGGTACAGCACTAGAACTTGCGCTAAATATCAAGAGCGCGGTGAAAGTTCAATGGATTTAGAGAATAGCTCCGAAATATTCATGCCCGTccttagaacaaattatgtttgaaTTATATTTAGAGCCATTTTGCGCTGAATTTAATTTAATACAGCTCTACTTGGGTAGCCAATACATCGCCCATAATGCATGCATAGCTAGCATACACTCTGAAGTTAAAAAATTCGATCACATACTTCATACATTGGTACAGTGAGAATGAAACAACTATGAATTCGCAAATTATTATGATACTTATTTGTAACAATATCTTGGTGGGACACACAATTACAACCAAGTTGGCACCATCCAACCATttgctctttttttaaaaaaaaactcattttATTGCTACCAGATGCAAACAGGTGCACAATAGTGAGGACATGAGATAAATATAACGATTTTTGCATAATATTGAATTTTATATGAATATCCTccaaaaattgatatttgcacgtATACCCtggtaaaacacttgttttgctattccaTCCCTCTTTTTTAaaccttatttttgcatatgtacccgcGCCATCTAACGTCGTTGAAAAATtaatgatttcaaattaaaataactaaaatacgcTTAATggatagatatgcaaaaaagaaacatttataaacCAATCGCgatggaggaaaaaaaattaattttaaaaattaattttatttttaattaaaataaatatggtttttattaatgtTGTTAGAAAAATCGTTGTATTAGGggtatttgtgcaaaaatagtgtttttatgagaatacataaataaatataaattttaaaaaaatattcacgtaaatttaaatttttataaaagtatttatggaaaaaaaaatgaatataaatAACTGATGACCCACAAGCATTATTACGAGTGCAGACTATGTCCATCACCATACCAAATGATTTTGCCCTTTCACTCGGCATGACATCATTTTGTATGATGGCATATGTATGCGTGTTTAGAGGGGCAACCAcccgttttttttttgtttttttttcacatGATTGATTTGAAAAGACAAAAAAGCATAGATGATAAACCAAAAGAAGGATGAGATGCAGAATGATTGGAGCTAGAAGCTGAAACTCGAAAAAGATAATTCCACTTTCTACGTGCCATATCCTGAAGCAGCTCTCTTTTACTTGGAAATTGGGAATGCATCGCAAGGTTAATGAATGATGGCCGCTTCCATTAGATTTACCTGACGATCTTTTGCCTCCAGAGTACAGGACACAGCAAAGACCCCCACAACAGAGGAGGACTACGCCTTTCCTTGCTTTTCCTCCCCAGGAAGTAAGAGGAAATCACTTCCATATACCATGCTTCGAACTGATCCctgtaaaacaaaacaaagacgCAAACAAAACTGGATGAGAAGTAAACGGTAACGGAAATCTCAAGAAGAAAGATTGAAAAGTAGAATACATTAAAAAGTAATGCACACACTCGTGCAGTTCCCCTACATTGTATCACAATAAATTAATAGTCTCGTTCGtattgttaattttttaaggagaaggaaaagaggaAACGAGAAAACCACCTATGGATGTATCTTTATCTTAGTGTTACCGTGAGTACAGGGTGCAGTCCATAggaagtgagagagagagagagagagagagagagagagagagggagggaggtacAAGCGACCACCATTCATGAAGTCCCATTTGGTGTCGGTCGCTGCCACTCCCACCCCACTCTCCACCGTCTGATGCCAGAATCGGAACAGGAGGTATGATGAAGTCGGCGGCAGCGGGGAAGGGGATGATGGTGGGGTCGAGCCCGGGGAGAGCGGAGAAGCTGCCGGCGCCGGGGCTGGCGAGGCTGCTGGGGGGCGGGGGGAGGAGCAGGGGGCGGAGCGGGGTGGCGCGGACGAGCCCGATGTTCGGGACGCGGAGCCGGAGCGTGGGGCGGCAGGCGGGGGCGGAGGCCCGGGCGGGGGAGGAAGGGGAGCCGTCGTCCCCCAAGGTGACGTGCATCGGCCAGGTCCGGATCAGgaacaagaacaagaagaagagcgACACGAGGACGTTCAAGTCCAGGGAGAGGCTGCCGACGGCGGCGAAGCGGTGCCCGTGCCCCCAGAGGTCGCTGCTCTGCTGCGTGTTCGTCTGCCGGCAAAAGGGCTCCGGCGGGCAGCCGTGGTGGTCGCTGTGGTGGCGGCAGCGGTGGTCGAGCCTCCGATCTGGAAAAAGCGGGAGGTACCAGCAGAGGAAATCAAAAATCGAGAGAAACGAGGTAGATCTCATGAAACCACCGATCGAAATggtaggcggcggcggcggcggcggcggaggaaggggaggaggatatTTCGAATCGGATCGAGAAGGATATAGAGATGACGACGAAGATGAGGAGGAAATGGAGaacgaggaggaggaagagactaGGGTTTTCGTGTCGTCGGCGACCACGACGCCACCGAAGAACGCGCTGCTGCTGATGAGATGCCGATCGGCGCCGCACAACCGGTCGTCCTCCCTCGCCGCAAACCGGTTCCCGGTCTCTCCGCTTCCGCCATCGGAATCAGGATCTTCTCCGGTGGAGAAGGAAGCCGGGAAGAAGATCGAAGAacgagaagaggaggaagaggaggggggaAGGTCGAGCAATGGGAGCTCGAGGGATGGAGAGGAGGGGTCGCGGCCGCTGGTGCTGACGCGATGCAAGTCGGAGCCGGCGAGGAAGGTGGCCGTCCGGGATGCGTCTTACTGTTTTCGGGCCAACaacgacggcggcggcggcggcgacgacgGCGGCGGCAGGCAGCGACGGTTGGCCCTCGTTCACGAGGAGCGGCCCCCACCACCACTCTCTCCCCCGCGGTAAACCCACGTCCGGTCCAAATATTTCTGCTGGTGTCCGATTAAAATTTTGTGATTAACGTTGTCATTTGCTTGTTAAGTGAGTGGTTTTATGGATGTACAAAGTTTTGTGGAGGGACCTGGTAATAAAACTCGTATGCATCACCCTCTC
Encoded proteins:
- the LOC103706736 gene encoding treacle protein-like; protein product: MMKSAAAGKGMMVGSSPGRAEKLPAPGLARLLGGGGRSRGRSGVARTSPMFGTRSRSVGRQAGAEARAGEEGEPSSPKVTCIGQVRIRNKNKKKSDTRTFKSRERLPTAAKRCPCPQRSLLCCVFVCRQKGSGGQPWWSLWWRQRWSSLRSGKSGRYQQRKSKIERNEVDLMKPPIEMVGGGGGGGGGRGGGYFESDREGYRDDDEDEEEMENEEEEETRVFVSSATTTPPKNALLLMRCRSAPHNRSSSLAANRFPVSPLPPSESGSSPVEKEAGKKIEEREEEEEEGGRSSNGSSRDGEEGSRPLVLTRCKSEPARKVAVRDASYCFRANNDGGGGGDDGGGRQRRLALVHEERPPPPLSPPR
- the LOC103706663 gene encoding RNA pseudouridine synthase 5 isoform X2; this translates as MAGKCVTDISLQVLDPKMVWVLVSVRVRLDFKILCSRCLIFSMAAAAAATSSKQWPPPTPSPPSPQPPPTPSPQPPLYSFGVPWPEFNEGLSYTDVVRSRSSALTLIDFYSSKYKHSAPLEGWLHRIKNGQITVDGEMITDPSMVLRDGSKVVYYRLPWKEPSAPYLLEVLYEDDDMVALNKPSGLQVLPGGLFQQRTVLMQLQWKEWRKNTLGYSKQDSTQEAHPVPVHRLGRGTSGILLCAKTKLAKSCLAAYFAKGTENIGENRCEGKPGMRRISKFYRSLVTGVIVNNEVLIKQPIGVMHYPGVANGLYVASSSGKPAMSKVYVLERDLQRNQTLVQVEIHSGRPHQIRIHLASIGHPLLGDPLYGIGGCPKPFEPDPIDDGFAEDGGYQKPVHSVPGDCGYFLHAHQLVLHHPTIHEETQTWVKLVACKSLKEHPRKCRIDDQRF
- the LOC103706663 gene encoding RNA pseudouridine synthase 5 isoform X1; the encoded protein is MAGKCVTDISLQVLDPKMVWVLVSVRVRLDFKILCSRCLIFSMAAAAAATSSKQWPPPTPSPPSPQPPPTPSPQPPLYSFGVPWPEFNEGLSYTDVVRSRSSALTLIDFYSSKYKHSAPLEGWLHRIKNGQITVDGEMITDPSMVLRDGSKVVYYRLPWKEPSAPYLLEVLYEDDDMVALNKPSGLQVLPGGLFQQRTVLMQLQWKEWRKNTLGYSKQDSTQEAHPVPVHRLGRGTSGILLCAKTKLAKSCLAAYFAKGTENIGENRCEGKPGMRRISKFYRSLVTGVIVNNEVLIKQPIGVMHYPGVANGLYVASSSGKPAMSKVYVLERDLQRNQTLVQVEIHSGRPHQIRIHLASIGHPLLGDPLYGIGGCPKPFEPDPIDDGFAEDGGYQKPVHSVPGDCGYFLHAHQLVLHHPTIHEMVGITAPLPPILQTREELDRTRPAENGNDGR